CTTCTGACTAAAAAATTCAGATTATCAAGTAAGTGCCCCTACAAATTCTCCTAAGCCTTAAGAAAAGCTATTTTTATGACCTGCTATTTTTATGATCTTAAGCGATAGTCTTAGAAAGTTGAAATACAATTGCTGAATGACCTTACCTGTTGATATTAATTTATATGACTTGATTTCTTTTCCTAAGATTGAAAAGGCTGTGGTGTCTCAGCGTCTGACAGAATCTCCATGTGCTTTGGTGGCCAGCCAGTATGGATGGTCTGGCAACATGGAGAGAATCATGAAAGCACAAGCGTACCAAACAGGCAAGGACATCTCTACAAAGTAAGCATCCTCAGGAAAGTCCCTGCCAGGGTGTTGGCTCTTACCCAGTCTTCCTTTTGGAGACGATACCATCTTCAATACAAAGAGTAAAATTGCCTTAAATGTCTGCTACTGTCTAGTGTAAGGTAGACAACAAGTTTACGAAGGAATTTCTCCTACATTCGATTAAGAAAAGGTCTTTAACTcatgattttatgattttattgtaTTCGATATGTAAATGGGAATTTTCTTAATGTGTTATGCATATTGTCTTTACTTTTACATTGGATTATATGCTTAGCCTaatatctgaatttattttacatttttaaatgtaatagcTGCACATGAGGTTAATGACAACATTCCTCAAGTGAGTTAAGTCCATTTCAAATCACGTCCCCCACACCTCCAAGCGTTAAATTATGGGTACCCAGATAGAATGTCTCATAGAGTAAATGGTAGAGGACCTGTGAATTAATAGTATTTGAACTCAAGGGCCTGTACCTGGAGGTATAGTGAGTCTTTGGTActctttattttcaagaaatatttcatgtttatgtTTTAATGTCACAGCAATGACCTTGAAAATGACTTCTTCCCTGCTTTTATTCTCTGTTCTTTCACCTGGAGTGTGTTTCTGAAATGCTATCTAGTCATCATCCTTTTTTCCCAAGGCCTAGCTGAAGGATTCTTTCCTCCCAGCCCcgccgagacggagtcttgctctgtcacccacgctagagtgcagtggcgcgatctctgctcactgcaacctctgcctcctgggttcaagtaattcttctgtctcagccttccgagtagctgggattacaggcgcctgccagcacacctgctaatttttatatttttagtagagacggagtttcaccatgttggccaggctggtcttgaactcctgacctggtgatccaccctcttaggcctcacaaagtgctgggattacaggcatgggccactgcacctggccaggattcTTCTTAAAACCTTTTCTCAAAAATGTAGTCTCCATTTTTGTCACAATTCTAAAATTCCATATTATGTCTTATCTCTTAACTATAAATTTCATGCAGAGAATAGTGTTCTGTTTATCTGATATCCCATTGCAACAATACAAGGACCATTTAAAACATGTCTACCTATTAATTTCAGGAAATGATTAATTAACAGGAAGTTacctttcattcaacaaacacgaACACTTATTACTATGTCCATGCACTGATGGTCACAGGTAGACATAACTTCTGTCTTTTGGAACATTTAGACTAGTGAAAATGACAAatcaaagccaggcatggtgactcactcctgttgtcccagctactcaggaggctgatgcaagaggatCAGTTGatcccgggagttcaaggctgtagtgtgctGTAATGGCAGTGCACTCTagctctagcctgggtaacatagccagactccatctcttttttatttacaaaaaaaaaaaagacaagtcatAATCTGAGCCCTACATAGATAATGGGTACACCAGGATAGGGATAGATGTGGTTCCTCCCTGTCCTCAGAGCTGTAAACTAGAGAAGAGAGCATAATCACAACTAACAGTAAAATGCTAAGGATTTTGAAGgtatattcaaaatacatttggAACTGAGTTCAGATAAAAGAAGTTAATTTTTCTTGGAATCATATTGGTGAAGGCATCGTGGAGAAGGTATTATTATTGGAGCAGCATCCAGAAGCTGCATAGATTTTTCTGAACTCAGGGAAGCAGAACTATAATTATGGTAGTAAGAATAAACTAAGAGGGAACAAACAGGACATTAAATCAGTTCATCTGTTCAGTGGTGCTCCAGGTACTTGGGACTCATCAGTAAATAAAgtagttcatttcatttttcatctaaCCATGTCCACTTGCTCCCTGCCCTGCTTCCCTGTTAAAAGGGAgcaatacaggctgggcacgtggctcacgtgtataatcccaacactttgggaggctgaggtgagaggatcacttgaggccaagagttcaagaccagtctgtgcaatatagtgataccctgtctctataaaaactaaataagGAAACAGTGCAGTCATCCCTTTGTGTCCATGGGGTGTTGGTTCCAGGACatcccatggataccaaaatccacagagtcaagtcccttatataaagtcatgtcatatttgcatataacctatgcacatcttgCCATGTACtttaatctgtagattacttttaATACCCGATGCAATGTAAGTACTATATAAATAGCTATTATACTACAtcgggttttttatttttttcttgttttgcacTTTCTAGTATTTTCAATCCGAGGTTGGTTGACTCCGCAGATAAAGTGGACTGGAAAAGTACAGTCATCCCTAGGTGTACGAgagggattggttctaggacccctACCAAAATCCACACATATTCTAGTCCCCCAGTCTGCCCTGTGGAACCTGTGTATATGAAGAGTTGGAGCTCTGTGTGTGCAGATTCCACATCCcaagaatactgtattttctctcCGAGTTTGGTTGCTGAACCTGCACATACAGAGGGTGGACTGTAtgtattggaaaaaaaatagcatataaGTTCAAACCTGTGGTGTTCAAGTGTCAATagtacattttgatttttttaccaAGAGTTGTCCTCTGTAATTATGAAAGAATAAGGGAAATGTATGAACCCTAAAATTGGATATGTTTTGttaatgttcatttttatctCTTAACAGTTACTATGCGagtcagaagaaaacatttgaaattaatcCCAGACACCCGCTGATCAGAGACATGCTTCGACGAATTAAGGTAGTATTACAGTAGTCCTCTTGCTTGTCTTTTAATAtgaatactttgtatttttcaatattaaTCTAGTGCATCTTCTTGCATCTCAGGAAGATGAAGATGATAAAACAGTTTTGGATCTTGCTGTGGTTTTGTTTGAAACAGCAACGCTTCGGTCAGGATATCTTTTACCAGACACTAAAGCATATGGAGATAGAATAGAAAGAATGCTTCGCCTCAGTTTGAACATTGACCCTGATGCAAAGGTTTGTATCCCCAACCTTCCCACAGAGGCTGGCTGGCTTTGTTTCTGCTCTTTCGGAATAGGCCTCTAATGATTAAGGGATGTAGCTTTGAGACATTTGCCTAATTTCTAccttttgaaagaattttattgaatgtttgAATCCCTGTAGTGTCAGGCACTGCACTAGGAACTAAGTCCTCCTTTTATGTCCTCTTTCCTTTTTGCCTGCCTCCTTTTGTTAGCTTGGCTGTTCATTTAGTTAGAGGATTTACTCTGTGGTTCTGAATAAACAGAAGTGGCATTAATtatgattttatacatttaaatgagCAAAGTGGAAATAAATCCAAGGCATTAATGGGCCCATAAATGTTGTGTTTAGGTGGAAGATGAGCCCGAAGAAGAACCTGAAGAGACAACAGAAGACACGACAGAAGACACAGAGCAAGACGAAGACGAAGAAATGGATGTGGGAACAGATGAAGAAGAACAAGAAACAGCAAAGGTAGAGCAAATCAAGAATGTGACTTGCATTTTCAGTTCTGGCAAAGTTAGGACAGAGTTTTAGTTCTGGCAAAgttaagacagagtttcagttctgGCAAAGTTAGGACTGTGTAACTTACAGAAGTCAGACTAGCATTTAAACTGTTTCATGCACAAGCCTTTTgtcagctaggtttttttttctgctaactGTTAATATCTTccgggtttgtttttttttttttccaacaggaATCTACAGCTGAAAAAGATGAATTGTAAATTATCCTCTCACCATTTGGATCCTGTGTGGAGAGGGAATGTGAAATTGACGTCATTTCTTCTGGGAGAGACTTGTTTGGATGCCCCCCACCAATCCCCTTCTCCTCTGCACTGTAAAATGTGGGATTTTGGGTCACAGGAAGAAGTGGGTTttttagttgaattttttttaacattcctcATGAATGTAAATTTGTACTATTTAACTGACTATTCTTGATGTAAAATCTTGTcatgtgtataaaaataaaaaagatcccAAATACTCAGTGTCTTGACTGTCTTGCAGAGAACTGCCTAATACTTggctgagttgttttttttttaatcatgtgtCTTGGgttctttttcttagaaaagtAACTCAGGCTTatgaagaaaagatttttttattttttacttctctctttttttgagaccgagtctcgctcttgcccaggctggagtgcaatggcagcatctctgctcactgcaacctccgccttctgggttcaagcaattctctgcctcagccttccgagtagctgggattacaggtgcccgccaccattcctagctaattttttgtattttcagtagagacagggtttcaccatcttggccaggctggtcttgaactcctgaccttgtgatccatccacctctgcctcccaagaaaagattttaaaacaaaagtttgagCCAgtcatggtgacacacacctgtggtcccacccagctcctgaggaagctgaggcaggaggattatttgaacTTAGCTTGAGACTTGAAAAACCAAAGACTTCAAAAAGTCTcccacagggagaagacagaatTTCCTTAAAGATTTACAAATGTATGTAGATACTCCCCCTTTCATGGGGTGGAGCTTAATCTTCCTCTCCTTTTTGAATGTGGGCTAGATTAAGTGACTCCTAAAAAACAGAGTATAGGAAAGGGAAAAAGTAACTttgcagtggagaaacctggcagacttaaccaagtgatcaatgTTAATACCACCAGTGATGTGTACCCCTCTGACAGGATGTGAAGTGTACTGTGGTTTCCAAAAACCTGTAATGTCAATCTaatgagaaaaacagacataTTTTGAATATGTGAACAGTATTCTTCaaaatttccagaaaattttCCTCAGAAAAACAGGCTGAGAAGTAATCATGGATGGCAGAAGACTAAGGATACATGACAACTATTAATAAATGCAGTGTGGTACCCTGGAAATAAAAGGGTGTTAAATGGAAAAGCTGGTGAAATCTAAAGTCCAGAGTCTAGAGTATAGTTTGGAGTATTTTACTAatactggtttttttttgagatggcatcactgtctcccaggctggagtacagtggcgcgatcttgggtcactgaaacctccacctcctggattcaagcgattctcctgcctcagcctcctgagtagctgggattataggcgcccgccaccacgcctggctaatttttatatttttagtagagatggggttttaccacattggccaggctggtcttgaacttgacctcaaatgatccgcccaccttggcctcccaaagtgttgggccaccacacctggcccccaatACTGGTTTCTTAACTGACATACCATGGTAGTTTAAGATGACAACATTCATACAAACAGCATGGGGTATATGGGAACGCTActgatttttctgtaaatctaaactTAAAAAACTCTACtggtttttctgtaaatctaaacttaaaaaaaaaaaagctagtctttgaaaaaaatcacctATAATCCTACCAGAGATAACTATTGGCATTGAGTGAAAATCCACATTGAcctatattttgaaatgtactcttgtttatgaaacaattttaaatttcactaGTCTGTTAGAGCCAACTGAAAAGGTAGTCTtaagtttgtgttgtttttacTGTGGGCTAGAGAGATGTCTTAGCTGTATATTCAAGGATCATGTGTGTATTAGAAAATTTTGCAGGAATTAATTTACGTGCTACAAAGTTTCATTAGAGACTTTACAGTTTTTCTGATGATCTAGTACTCCTCTATGGACTTACTTTTCTGTTCATGCTTCCCCACCCCCTACCTTAAGGTATTTTTCTAGAATTAGTTTGCAATTATTATTACCAGCTTCCCTACTTGCGTATACCTCTTCTGAAAACCACCCTGCTTTTTCCTTTATAGTAGAACGGCAGCTCAGTTACAGAAACATGCTGTAATTAAGGTATATATAGCTTCCTTTTATGATATAGGCTTGTATTAATTGCTACTTGTAATGTTTCCCATTTTGGGGCCACTATGCATTACCATTGTTAATACTGCTGTGATACATTTGTAGAAATCAAAGCCATCAGATCATATTGAATTAGTGATATCTGACACTTTTGCTCCTCAGAATCCTATAATtactaaatttctgttgttcctAGCAGGAAAGCATCATACTCCTTCagtttttgataaaaataaacagcTCAATCATACCTATCTTGCACAAAAACTGTTTAACTGGCCTAATTTAATTACCAAACAGGTTGCAACTGGTCTATCTCAGccttttaagttaaaaaacatCATTATTAGGGGATAATATAgtactgcttttaatttttaatgcataTATGTTACAGATTTGGTTCTCCAAGAAACACTGAGATGCAGTCTAGCAGAGGGTCTATGAAGGCGCACCCTTTGATCAACACCTGAGAAAGGAAACGGGACCGAGCTGAGGGAGAAGTCGAGCTGCAAAGCAGATCCAAAGACAGGGACCATAAACCCCACAGGGAGTTGTGGTGGGCCCATCAGAGTTGCCCACCACTCATGTGCTGAAGTGGCCAGGGCTTTCTATTCTCACCTCCAACAGTCATTGGATTTGGGCCCCTTCAGGAGGCATGGCTTTGAGCAAGGCCACCGTAGCTGAGGCAATCCTTCCAGAAGCTGACCATTGAAAGCTCCTGGCATGCTTGATGCTAGGGCAACAAGCTTCCTTAGGGAGTCTGGATGGCGCATTTCCATGACCACTACAATGTCTATTTTTCACAATAGGGATCAACttcaaaacaggaagaaaatgtaTCTTATTGGAAGTCACTTAGAACCAgcacttaatgaaataaagatggCATTTTTACCTGACCTgaggtaaattttttattttaataaccatAAAAGTGATTTTTCACCTTCATGAAGTCATTGTCTTACAGGAGACTCGGATTCAAATCATGACTCTTTCCCTCAGCCAGGCCACCTACTCTGTACCTGTAAAATGCGGTACTTCTAAAGCATCCActgtatccattcattcacatGGTCCACTGAGTGATGGTCTGTCCTCCCCTTAAGCACAAACTGGCCCTAAGGGATGGGTCTTTTCTTCACGCAAAAGGTGAGCAATGCCCCCAGCCTTTCATTCTAGAAAGTGATGAGGCGATGATTTTGTATCCACAAAATGCATTATCAAAGCTCACCACTTTGGTGTTCATTTACTAAAGTTAGCAGAGATCTAGAATTTGAAAATAGTTTAGCAATAAGAAATAACTCCACTTAGCAAATTCAATTAATGAAACTAGttcatagttttaaataattttttaatttatatgaaataaagaCAACCCACATAGTAGACTTACAAATAttctatttcaaattatattcaaGACTGACTATCTTTCAAACCATATTCATGAGTCTGATGATATGTGCTTTGGCAGTTTTCAAGAAATATCAATCAAACCATAATTAAATTTCAACGTATAGGCTAAACATCCACTGAGCACCTCCTTTTGCAGTCAGCATTGGACTAAATGCTTAAGGACAAGTAGTCTGAtgcaataaattaagaaatacctATTTAagacattattcacagaattcTTGGCATAGTTATTTAAGTTCCTCCTGTTGAGAAACTTGAGGtttgtgttttccttctttcagtCCCAAAAGCTCCGTTTTGAGTTCTCCAGGCTTTGGTGGAATTTCAGGTATtgtctgcaaaaaaaataaaacaaaaaacacaaatgtcTAACCCTTAATAAAGCTGCAATTCAATGTAACCTGAAAGACTTTAAAGagtaaaaaatcacaaaaagttCCCCTACTTGCTACTCAATGATAGATCTTTATTATGAGAAGCTCTGGTTGATCTAAGTCCCTCTCTAACCCTGTGTTTATGAGTCTATCATCCTGGCAAGGTCTTCGGTATTACATACTGCAGGACTCACAGAGGATAGCTGGCATCGCAATCAATGGACAGGTTCACAGCTTTGAATAAAACTTTCCACATTTGGAAATTCACTCCTGCACCATCTACTGACTCTCTACCATGTGCATGGCATAGAAAATAAGCGTTAGGAATTgatttaattcaaaaatattaag
This sequence is a window from Theropithecus gelada isolate Dixy chromosome 11, Tgel_1.0, whole genome shotgun sequence. Protein-coding genes within it:
- the C11H12orf73 gene encoding uncharacterized protein C12orf73 homolog, with the translated sequence MPAGVPMSTYLKMLTASLLAMFAGAEVVHRYYRPELTIPEIPPKPGELKTELLGLKEGKHKPQVSQQEELK